One Streptococcus sp. VT 162 genomic window, ACGGTCTCTCCAGAGTTCCGTCCATTTACAGTCATGGAAAACAAACCTTTCTCCACTTCTATTAAACTTCATTCGGTGTTGGTATTTTATTTTTTATTATTCTACAAGAAAAGTTAGCCCTTGTCAATATATTCTATGAAATTTTTTGACTTTTCACTTCTTTTTTCAGAAAGAGTGAATCCTTCTTCTCTCTATCCTTTAAAGGTTACAATGGTGGCGCCACTGCCTCCAGCATTTTGTGGAGCATAGCCGAAACTCTTGACATGCTTGTTTCTTTGCAGGTATTTGGTGACGCCCTCACGGATGACTCCCGTACCGATACCGTGGATGATGTCGACTTGCGCCATGTTATTGAGCAGGGCTTGGTCGATAAAGGCGTCCAGCTCATTCATGGCCTCTTCGTACCGTTTGCCACGAAGATCCAGTCTGGCTTGTGGGCCACGACCAGATGCACGTTTCACGACATTGACTTGTTTTTTCTTGACTGGGGCTTCTTGCTGGGCCTGAACAAGGTCAAATTCTTTCTCTTCCAAGGTCATCTTGATCAAACCAACTTGGGCTTCCCAACGGCCGTCCTTAAGTTGATTGGTCAAGGTTCCACGTTGTCCATAACTGAGGACCACAATATCATCCCCCACCTTCGGAGCTCGTTTTTTCTTGGCCTTTTGAAGGACCTTGTTTTTAGACAAGTCGACTTTTTCAGGAGCCAGTTTTTTCAGCTCAGCCTTGGCTTCAATGATTTCGTGGGGTTTGAGTTGAGACTTACTGTGAAGATTCTTGAGAATCTGGTCACTCTCATTTAGAGCGAGTTCCACAATTTCAGCAGCTTGTTCACGCGCCTTGTTGAGCTCAGTTTCCTTCTCGCGATTGAGTTCGTTGTAAAGTTTTTTGAGTGCTCGGTTCATCTTGAGGTTTTCTTGCTCCACCTCACGGATATTGTCCAAGCGTTTGCGACTTTCAAGCGTTTGCTCTTCTAATTGCTCAATGATACGGTTGACATCATTATCTTGATTGACCTGCTGGCTGGCATCTCCTACGATGACATCTGACAAGCCCAGACGTTTTGCAATTTCAAAGGCATTGCTTCGACCAGGAACTCCCTGCATAAAGCGATAGGTCGGACGCAGGCTGGCTGTGTCAAACTCCATGCTGGCATTTTGCACAAAGGCTGTCTCAATACCATAAGCCTTGAGTTCTGGATAGTGGGTCGTCGCCATAGTCTTGACCTGACGCAGACGAAGATCCTCCAGAATAGCCATAGCAAGCGCTGCTCCTTCCTGCGGATCGGTACCTGCCCCGAGCTCATCTAGCAATAAGAGCGAGTGCTGATTGACCTTGCCAAGAATATCTACGATATTGGTCATGTGGCTCGAGAAGGTAGACAAGCTTTGCTCGATAGACTGCTCATCCCCAATATCTGCGAAGATTTCTTCGAAAATACCAACACGGCTCCCCTTATCAGCTAAAATGGGCAAGCCTGACTGGGCCATGAGTTGAGTCAAACCCAAGGTTTTGAGCATGATGGTCTTCCCACCTGTATTGGGACCTGTAATGACAATGGCCGTTAATTCCTTACCAAAGTGTACATCGTTTGCCACTGCATTTTTGACCAAAGGATGGCGAACATGAAGGAGTTGAATCTCTTGGTTCTCTGAAAGTTGAGGAACGACTGCTTGTCTTTCTTGAATAAAGCGAACCTTAGCACGAATCAGGTCTAGATGGCCGATAATCCATGCGTCATTAGCAATCTCTGCCGCATGAGGGCGGACGCGTTCCGAGAGCTCCTGTAGGATGCGAATCATCTCATAGCGTTCGTCAGCTCGCAGACTAGCGATTTCTTCGCTCAGCTTGACCACCTCACGTGGCTCGATATAAACCGTATTACCACTAGCAGAGATGTCATGGACAACACCTGCAATCTTATTGCGATAGGTGTTCTTGACTGGTAAGACTTGACGGCCATTTCTGCTAGCGATTATGCCTTCCGTCAACATCTGCGCTTTTTGCTTGAGCAAGTCTTGCAAGACATCTCGAACTTGACTCTCGCTATCATGGATTTTCCGACGGATACGTGCTAGCTCTTCGCTGGCAAAATTATCGATAAATCCTGCATCATTTAGGGCTTGGAGACTCCCTTGCAAGTGTGGGAACTCATGTAGTTTTTCAAACCATCTCGCCAGCTGCTCCAAGCGTACGTTTTCGAGATTGGTATAAAATCCTTGCAACTCTCTGCTAGCCAGCAAGACCCGTTTGAGGAGCAAGAACTCCTCGATATTGAGGTCCGCCCCCATCTCCAGACGCTTGCAAACAGCTGATATCTCACGCGTCGCTAGGATGGTAAAGTGAGGTTGCTCCACAAATAGGGCTTGCATTTCCTCCATCTCTGTAAAGGCTTGTTTGATCTTATCCGCCTTGGCAGTTGGAGCCAAGCCTTTTAGCTCCTCTAGTCCTTGTTCAGTCAGGAGATGAGGTTCAAACAAAGCTTTGATTTTATTGAATTCTAAAGTTTCTAGTATTTTTGTATTCATATTTTTTCCTTGTGTACTGGTTTACAAGATTATAGCAACTAGAGGTTTTGACCTAGTCCTCCAATCTGTAAACAAAGGGCTAGGAAAAATCCCGCCCTTTTTATCCGATTAAATTTGTCACCCAGAGTTGTTTGATAAGGTTTGTCGTAAAAGGGACACTTTGGATGATGTGTTTGGCTACTGTACTTTTTTCGAGTGAATTTTGAATGACTGCCAGAGGCACTGTTGCAAGGATGGTCAGAGCCATTTGCAAGACAAATAAGGTTACCAATAGAGACAAAACGCCTGATCCGATACGCAACCATTTGACATCAAGCTTTTTAGTTGGAATCAAGTGCAGGAACAAACCGATAAAACGTCCGATACTATAACAAATTCCGAAAACTAAAAGGTAGGCTAGGCCTGCATAAAAGACCTTGTCTAGGTGAAACAGCTGGTCTGAAGGGAAGAAAAAGGTGCCCTGTCCTTCTTGAGGATTGGCATAAGGGACAAGTAAGTGGAAGTGATCTCCCAATGATTTATAAAACTGTCCCGCAACAAAGGCTGAAATCACTGCAACGAGGAAATAATAAACTTGCAGGACCAAACCTCTACGGTAGCCGATGTAAAAGCCCCAAGCCAGAACCAATAAGAGTAGGATTGAAATCATAGGGAATCCTCAATCTTGCTCTGTTCTTGTTTGACAGCAATCAACTTGTGGCGGAGTTCTAACAACTCTTGCTCCTTGTCATCAAATTCAATCTCACGGTTGAGCTGTGTAGACAGACAATTGACCGCCAAAAGAAGCGCAATGGTTTCATCATCCGCCCCAGGCATTTGTTCTTTAATTGCTTGGTATTTTTCAGTCGCAACCTTGGCAATTTCCTCCATAAAGAGGTTGTCATGCTCGGTTGTCAAGGTTAATGTCTTTTTCCCGAATGTAAACTTATATCGATTTAGATTTGCCATAAAATTCACCTCACGATATTATACCAAATTTCGCTAACTTTGTCAGTTTTTACCAATTCTCCTGCTTTTGTGGTACAATAGAGACTATGGTAAGTATCACACTCACACCAAGTGAACAGGAAATTCAGAGCTTTTTAAGTCAGTATCAGAAGGCTCTCAGTCCTAGTAAAAATCCTTATATTCGCTATTTTTTGCGCCTGCCTCAGGCAACGGTTTCCATCTATACTTCTGGAAAAGTCCTCCTGCAGGGCGAAGCTGCTGAACAGTACGCTAGTTTCTTTGGCTATCAAGTTGTAGAGGAAACCAGTGGACAAGATTTTCCTATGATTGGGACTGATGAGGTGGGAAATGGTTCCTACTTTGGTGGGCTGGCTGTCGTGGCCTCCTTCGTGACACCTGACCAGCACGACTTCTTGCGAGAACTTGGTGTGGGGGATTCAAAAACCCTGACAGACCAAAAGATTCGTCAGATTGCCCCTATCCTCAAGGAAAAGATTTCGCACCAAGCGCTCCTCCTTTCACCGAGCAAGTACAACGAAGTTATCGGAGAGCGTTACAATGCTGTTTCTGTAAAAGTTGCTCTTCACAACCAGGCTATCTTTCTCCTCCTCCAAAAAGGAGTCCAGCCAGAAAAAATCGTGATTGACGCTTTTACAAGCCCTAAAAACTATGACAAGTACTTGGCGCAAGAAGCCAACCATTTCCCAAACAAGATTACTTTGGAAGAAAAAGCCGAGGGAAAATACCTGGCTGTTGCCGTTAGCTCCATCATCGCGCGGGAGCTCTTCCTCGAAAACTTGGAAAATCTTGGACGAGAACTGGGCTATCATCTGCCAAGTGGCGCTGGAACTGCATCTGATAAGGTAGCTAGCAAAATCCTGCAAGCCTATGGCATGAAAGGACTTCATTTCTGTGCCAAACTACATTTTAAAAACACTGAAAAAGCCAAAGCACTTCTAGAAAGGTGAGTTATGAATTTGTTTAAAACATTTCTAAAAGAATGGGGAGTTTTCTTCCTGATTATCGCACTGGTAGGTCTTAGCCGTATCTTTCTATGGAGCAATGTCCGTGTGGAAGGACACTCTATGGACCCTACCCTAGCTGACGGAGAAGTTCTCTTCGTTGTTAAACACCTCCCAATTGACCGCTTCGACATCGTGGTTGCGCATGAGGAAGACGGAAATAAAGACATTGTCAAAAGGGTTATCGGTATGCCTGGAGATACCATCCGCTATGAAAATGACAAGCTCTTTATCAACGGTGAAGAAACGAATGAACCTTACCTAGCTGAATATCTCAACTTGTTCAAAACAGAAAAGTTGCAAAACACCTATACTGGAAAAGGATTTGAAGGCAATAAGGGAGTTTACTTTAGAGAACTTGCTCAAAAAGCACAAGCCTTTACGGTCGATGTCAATTCCAACACTAGCTTCAGCTTTACTGTCCCTCAAGGCGAGTACCTTCTTCTTGGTGACGATCGTCTAGTCTCTAGCGACAGCCGCCATGTTGGTACCTTCAAGGCTAGCGAAATCAAAGGCGAAGCAAAATTCCGTTTCTGGCCACTTAACCGTATCGGAACTTTTTAAGATAAGGAAGAGGCCGAGAATGCTAAGTCTCAGTCTCTTTTTCTATTGCGAGAAGAAGACCTTTTAGTCTCCTAGCTTGTTGAAAGAAGCTAAGGGTCCAACTCTCACGAACTCATGTAAAGGAAAACTATGGAAGTTTATTTTTCAGGCACCATTGAACGGATTATTTTTGAAAATCTCAGTAATTTTTATCGCATTCTCCTCCTAGATATTGAAGATACGGACGCGGAGGACTTTGACGATTTTGAAATCATTGTTACAGGAACTATGGCGGACGTGATTGAGGGTGAAGACTACACTTTTTGGGGGCAAATCATTCAGCACTCCAAGTATGGAGAACAGCTACAGATCAGTCGTTATGAGCGAGCAAAACCAACTAGCAAGGGCCTCGTCAAGTACTTTTCTAGCAGTCATTTCAAGGGAATTGGTCTCAAAACTGCTCAGAAAATCGTCGATAGCTATGGTGAAAATACCATTGACGAAATTCTGGAACATCCTGAAAAGCTAGAAAGTATTGCAGGACTCTCTGCCAAAAACCGTGAGGCTTTTGTTTCCACCCTTCGTCTTAACTACGGAACCGAGATGGTCTTAGCTAAACTAGCTAACTACGGCATTCCCAATAAACTGGCCTTTCAGATTCAAGACTTTTACAAGGAAGAAACGCTGGATATTGTCGAAAACTATCCCTACCAACTGGTTGAAGATATCAAAGGATTGGGTTTTACCATTGCAGACCAATTGGCTGCCGAACTAGGCATCGAAAGTCAAGCTCCCGAGCGCTTCCGTGCTGGCCTTGTCCATAGTCTCTTTCAAGGTTGTATGGATACAGGCGATACCTATATGGAAGCCCGAGATTTGCTGGAACAAACCCTGACTCTCCTCGAGTCTTCCCGTCCTGTGGAACTAGACCCCAGTCAAGTAGCTCAGGAATTATCTCATTTGATCGAAGAAGACAAGGTTCAGCAGATTGATACCAAAATCTTTGATAACAGCCTCTTTTTCGCTGAAGAAGGCATTCGCAGTCACTTGGTTCGTATCCTTGAAAAAGGAAAGCAGAAGAGTCAGAACTTAGAAACCATTCACAAGTATATCGCTACTGTCGAGCAAGAACTGGGCATTCAGTACGATACCATTCAAAAACAGGCTATCTGCGACGCTATCCAGAACAAGGTCTTTATCCTGACAGGTGGGCCTGGTACAGGTAAGACGACTGTTATCAATGGAATTATCGCTGTTTATGCCCTTTTAGAAGGGCTTGATCTCAGGAAGAAAAGCAACCTGCCGATTCTTCTCGCTGCTCCAACTGGTCGAGCGGCTCGGCGCATGAATGAATTAACAGGTTTGCCTAGCGCGACCATACACCGTCATTTGGGGATGACAGGAGACGATGATACCAGTCATCTGGAAGATTATCTGGATGCCGACTTTATCATTGTAGATGAGTTTTCCATGGTGGATACTTGGCTAGCTAACCAACTCTTCTCCAACATCTCTTCTAACAGTAAAATCCTCATCGTGGGAGACAGCGACCAGCTACCTTCTGTCAGTCCTGGCCAAGTTCTGGCCGACCTGCTCCAGATTGCACTGATTCCCCAGACTCGCTTAGAACGGATTTACCGTCAGAACGAGGAATCAACCATCGTCACCTTGGCAAGTCAGATTCGACAAGGCATCTTGCCAGCCGACTTTACCCAGAAAAAAGCAGACCGCTCCTACTTTGAAATCGCTAGCGGCCATATCCCAGCTACCATTGAGAAAATTCTTGGCGCTGCCCTCAGAAGTGGTATTTTGGCTCGCGATATTCAGGTGCTAGCGCCTATGTATCGAGGAACTGCTGGCATTGACGCCATCAACCAGCTTATGCAAGACCTGCTCAATCCTCAGCAAAAGGGGCAAGTTAGCTTTGAAGCAACTCAGTGTCACTATCGAATAGGTGACAAGGTCATTCACCTAGTCAACGATGCCGAAGTCAATGTCTTTAACGGAGACCTAGGCTACATCACAGATTTGATTCCTGGAAAATACACCGAGTCTAAACAAGATGAGATTGTCATTGATTTCGATGGCAATGAGGTCATCTATCCTCGAAACGAATGGTACAAAATTCGTCTAGCCTATGCCATGAGTATCCATAAGTCGCAGGGAAGTGAGTTTCCCGTTGTCATCCTTCCCATCACCAGTTCCAGCAAGCGCATGCTGGAACGCAATCTCATCTATACAGCTATTACACGGGCCAAGAGCAAACTCATCCTTCTTGGCGAATTACAGGCCTTTGACTATGCAGTCAAGCATATCGGAACTGCCCGCAAGACCTATCTGATTGAGCGCTTCAGTGATTTAATTGAAAATAATATTGAAGAAAGTAAACAAGCCTTCTCTGAAACTACCACAGCAAGTGACTCTGAACAATCCTACATCCTCACCGAGGAAAACTGGTCTAGTATTCCAGCCATGATCGGGATTACAGACGCAGACCTCAAAGAGATTTTTGGAAAATAGACCAGCAGAAAACCCACCTAGTCAGGTGGGCTTTTTATCTTTTAAGATTATTTTACAGTTGCTGTGCTTGTGATCAATTCAACAGCTTTTTTGATTGCGATATCGTGTTTCAACATATCAGCTGAAAGCAAGTTTTGAACTTGTGCCACTTCCATGTTGTAATCTGCTGCTAATTGCTCGATTTCTTTTTGGATTTCTTCTTCTGAAGCGTCAAATCCTTCAGCTTTGGCAACTGCTTCGATAACAAGGTTAGTCTTCGTACGTGACTCAGCCTCTGCTTCGTATTGTTTGTGAAGGTCTTCTTGAGTAGTTCCTGTGATTTGGAAGTACATGTCAGGGTTGATACCTTGACGTTGCAAGTTTCCAAGGAATTCATTTACTGAACGGTGAACTTCTTCGTGGATCATTTCTTCTGGAAGTTCTACGATTTCAGCATTTTCTACAGCTTTATCGATTGCTGCACCTTCAACGGCATCTTTGTATGCTTCTTCTTTTGCAGCAGTCAATTCTTTGCGGTATTTTTCTTTCAATTCGTCAAGAGTTTCCACTTCTTCGTCGATATCTTTTGCAAGTTCATCATCAAGAGCTGGAACTTCTTTAGCTTTTACTTCGTGGATAGTTGTTACGAATTTAGCTTCTTTACCTGCAAGGTCTTCTGCTTGGTAGTCTTCTGGGAATGTTACGATAACATCAACAGTTTCACCAGCTGAGTGTCCAACCAATTGGTCTTCAAAACCAGGGATAAATTGACCTGATCCAAGTCCAAGTGAGAAGTTTTCACCTTTTCCGCCGTCGAACTCAACACCGTCGATAGAACCAACGAAGTCAATAACAACAGTGTCGCCATTTTCAGCAGCGCCTTCTTTGATAACCAATTCAGCCAAGTTGTTGCGTTCACGTTCGATACGTTCTTCAACGTCAGCGTCAGTTACTTCTTTTTCTACATCAACTGATACTTCAAGGTTTTTGTAGTCGCCCAATTTAACTTCAGGTTTTGTCACGACTTCAGCTGTGATAACCCAGTCTTGACCTTTTTCCATTGAAGTTACGTCAATTTTTGGTTGCGCAACGACTTCAAGACCAGCTTCTTTTACTGCAGCTTCATAAGCGTTTGGCAAAAGTGCGTTCATTGCATCTTGATAAAGAGCTTCTTCACCAAATTTTTGGTCGAAGATAGGGCGTGGAAGGTGACCTTTACGGAAACCAGGAACGTTAAGAGTTTTCTTTACTGAGTTAAATACACGGTCCAATTCTGGTTTGATTTGGTCTTGAGAGATAGTGAAAGTCAAGACACCACGGTTTGTTTCTTTGTTTTCAAATGATACAGACATTCTGTCATTTCTCCTTAAAATTTTTAATACAGTCCATTATACCATATAATAGCGACTTTTTTCAAGTAATGAATGCGCTTTTCAATAGTGCTAGAGGTACTTGCTCGCTTCCTTTATACTAAGTTCAGCCATTCGTTTCTTATTTTTCTCAATATAACGTGCTACCCATTCGGGATTGGTTTTAGAGTAGTCTCTTAGAGCCCAGCCGATGGCTTTGTTGATAAAAAATTCTGTCTGGTCCAGATTGTTGACCAGGATCTTTTCCATCAGTTGGACATTTGTTTTTTCTTTTCTTAACAACTGGTGGTCAATAGCGACTCGCCTCAACCAGATATTGTCTGATAGGCTCCATTTTAAAAGCACTTCTTCAAGTTCCGGATGGTTAGCCACTAAACTTCCTACTACTCGATCTAGAATATCTACCGTGTCCCACCAGGACTTGGTCACGACCAGACGCTCAAGTTTAGGCAAATCGTCCTTCGTTAGATAAGTCTGCATGGCTTTCAAATAGTTGGCAGCCACATATTGGTATTCTCTAGGCTCCTTTTCCCAGCAAGTGTCTACAAAATCCCAATCGATAATCTTTGTTTTTTTCGCTTCTGGAAAATACTTTTTATAGAGTGAATTTCTTTCAGGACCTGCAATACCTAGAAAGGGAAACTGATGGCGCATATAGGCTTCCATTGGGCCTGCTTTCTCAGGGTCTTTTCCCGCTTCTAGCTCCACAAGTAAATCTGTAAGATTCATCTAAAAATCCTCCTGCCCTACCAAGTGGTGCTGAAAGGCATAGACTGCAGCCTGAGTGCGATCGCTGACCTCAAGCTTGGCTAGGATGTTGGATACATGGGTCTTCACCGTCTTTAGGGAGATAAAGAGTTCATCTGCAATGCGCTGATTTTCATAGCCCTTGGCGATGAGTTGAAGCACGTCTCGCTCACGCGCAGTCAGTTCTTCATGAAGCTCTATATGATTGCGGTGGTATTCGACTTTCTTACTAACTTCTTGCTCAATGGCCAACTCCCCAGCAGCAACCTTACGAACTGCATGAAGCAGTTCGTCTGCACTAGAAGTCTTGAGCATATAACCTTTGGCACCAGCGTTCAAGACTGGCATGATTTTTTCATTGTCCAAGTAAGAGGTCACAATCAAAATCTTGGCTTCAGGCCATTCTTTGAGGATGGACAAGGTTGCATCAATCCCATTTATCTCAGGCATGACAATATCCATGACAATGACATCTGGAC contains:
- a CDS encoding signal peptidase — encoded protein: MNLFKTFLKEWGVFFLIIALVGLSRIFLWSNVRVEGHSMDPTLADGEVLFVVKHLPIDRFDIVVAHEEDGNKDIVKRVIGMPGDTIRYENDKLFINGEETNEPYLAEYLNLFKTEKLQNTYTGKGFEGNKGVYFRELAQKAQAFTVDVNSNTSFSFTVPQGEYLLLGDDRLVSSDSRHVGTFKASEIKGEAKFRFWPLNRIGTF
- a CDS encoding colicin V production protein; the encoded protein is MISILLLLVLAWGFYIGYRRGLVLQVYYFLVAVISAFVAGQFYKSLGDHFHLLVPYANPQEGQGTFFFPSDQLFHLDKVFYAGLAYLLVFGICYSIGRFIGLFLHLIPTKKLDVKWLRIGSGVLSLLVTLFVLQMALTILATVPLAVIQNSLEKSTVAKHIIQSVPFTTNLIKQLWVTNLIG
- a CDS encoding DNA mismatch repair protein MutS; translated protein: MNTKILETLEFNKIKALFEPHLLTEQGLEELKGLAPTAKADKIKQAFTEMEEMQALFVEQPHFTILATREISAVCKRLEMGADLNIEEFLLLKRVLLASRELQGFYTNLENVRLEQLARWFEKLHEFPHLQGSLQALNDAGFIDNFASEELARIRRKIHDSESQVRDVLQDLLKQKAQMLTEGIIASRNGRQVLPVKNTYRNKIAGVVHDISASGNTVYIEPREVVKLSEEIASLRADERYEMIRILQELSERVRPHAAEIANDAWIIGHLDLIRAKVRFIQERQAVVPQLSENQEIQLLHVRHPLVKNAVANDVHFGKELTAIVITGPNTGGKTIMLKTLGLTQLMAQSGLPILADKGSRVGIFEEIFADIGDEQSIEQSLSTFSSHMTNIVDILGKVNQHSLLLLDELGAGTDPQEGAALAMAILEDLRLRQVKTMATTHYPELKAYGIETAFVQNASMEFDTASLRPTYRFMQGVPGRSNAFEIAKRLGLSDVIVGDASQQVNQDNDVNRIIEQLEEQTLESRKRLDNIREVEQENLKMNRALKKLYNELNREKETELNKAREQAAEIVELALNESDQILKNLHSKSQLKPHEIIEAKAELKKLAPEKVDLSKNKVLQKAKKKRAPKVGDDIVVLSYGQRGTLTNQLKDGRWEAQVGLIKMTLEEKEFDLVQAQQEAPVKKKQVNVVKRASGRGPQARLDLRGKRYEEAMNELDAFIDQALLNNMAQVDIIHGIGTGVIREGVTKYLQRNKHVKSFGYAPQNAGGSGATIVTFKG
- a CDS encoding LuxR family transcriptional regulator, with translation MKILLVDDHEMVRLGLKSYFDLQDDVEVVGEAANGAQGIDLALELRPDVIVMDIVMPEINGIDATLSILKEWPEAKILIVTSYLDNEKIMPVLNAGAKGYMLKTSSADELLHAVRKVAAGELAIEQEVSKKVEYHRNHIELHEELTARERDVLQLIAKGYENQRIADELFISLKTVKTHVSNILAKLEVSDRTQAAVYAFQHHLVGQEDF
- a CDS encoding DNA alkylation repair protein → MNLTDLLVELEAGKDPEKAGPMEAYMRHQFPFLGIAGPERNSLYKKYFPEAKKTKIIDWDFVDTCWEKEPREYQYVAANYLKAMQTYLTKDDLPKLERLVVTKSWWDTVDILDRVVGSLVANHPELEEVLLKWSLSDNIWLRRVAIDHQLLRKEKTNVQLMEKILVNNLDQTEFFINKAIGWALRDYSKTNPEWVARYIEKNKKRMAELSIKEASKYL
- a CDS encoding ribonuclease HIII, with the translated sequence MVSITLTPSEQEIQSFLSQYQKALSPSKNPYIRYFLRLPQATVSIYTSGKVLLQGEAAEQYASFFGYQVVEETSGQDFPMIGTDEVGNGSYFGGLAVVASFVTPDQHDFLRELGVGDSKTLTDQKIRQIAPILKEKISHQALLLSPSKYNEVIGERYNAVSVKVALHNQAIFLLLQKGVQPEKIVIDAFTSPKNYDKYLAQEANHFPNKITLEEKAEGKYLAVAVSSIIARELFLENLENLGRELGYHLPSGAGTASDKVASKILQAYGMKGLHFCAKLHFKNTEKAKALLER
- a CDS encoding exodeoxyribonuclease V subunit alpha; translation: MEVYFSGTIERIIFENLSNFYRILLLDIEDTDAEDFDDFEIIVTGTMADVIEGEDYTFWGQIIQHSKYGEQLQISRYERAKPTSKGLVKYFSSSHFKGIGLKTAQKIVDSYGENTIDEILEHPEKLESIAGLSAKNREAFVSTLRLNYGTEMVLAKLANYGIPNKLAFQIQDFYKEETLDIVENYPYQLVEDIKGLGFTIADQLAAELGIESQAPERFRAGLVHSLFQGCMDTGDTYMEARDLLEQTLTLLESSRPVELDPSQVAQELSHLIEEDKVQQIDTKIFDNSLFFAEEGIRSHLVRILEKGKQKSQNLETIHKYIATVEQELGIQYDTIQKQAICDAIQNKVFILTGGPGTGKTTVINGIIAVYALLEGLDLRKKSNLPILLAAPTGRAARRMNELTGLPSATIHRHLGMTGDDDTSHLEDYLDADFIIVDEFSMVDTWLANQLFSNISSNSKILIVGDSDQLPSVSPGQVLADLLQIALIPQTRLERIYRQNEESTIVTLASQIRQGILPADFTQKKADRSYFEIASGHIPATIEKILGAALRSGILARDIQVLAPMYRGTAGIDAINQLMQDLLNPQQKGQVSFEATQCHYRIGDKVIHLVNDAEVNVFNGDLGYITDLIPGKYTESKQDEIVIDFDGNEVIYPRNEWYKIRLAYAMSIHKSQGSEFPVVILPITSSSKRMLERNLIYTAITRAKSKLILLGELQAFDYAVKHIGTARKTYLIERFSDLIENNIEESKQAFSETTTASDSEQSYILTEENWSSIPAMIGITDADLKEIFGK
- a CDS encoding seryl-tRNA synthetase — its product is MANLNRYKFTFGKKTLTLTTEHDNLFMEEIAKVATEKYQAIKEQMPGADDETIALLLAVNCLSTQLNREIEFDDKEQELLELRHKLIAVKQEQSKIEDSL
- the tig gene encoding trigger factor (Tig; RopA; peptidyl-prolyl cis/trans isomerase; promotes folding of newly synthesized proteins; binds ribosomal 50S subunit; forms a homodimer); this encodes MSVSFENKETNRGVLTFTISQDQIKPELDRVFNSVKKTLNVPGFRKGHLPRPIFDQKFGEEALYQDAMNALLPNAYEAAVKEAGLEVVAQPKIDVTSMEKGQDWVITAEVVTKPEVKLGDYKNLEVSVDVEKEVTDADVEERIERERNNLAELVIKEGAAENGDTVVIDFVGSIDGVEFDGGKGENFSLGLGSGQFIPGFEDQLVGHSAGETVDVIVTFPEDYQAEDLAGKEAKFVTTIHEVKAKEVPALDDELAKDIDEEVETLDELKEKYRKELTAAKEEAYKDAVEGAAIDKAVENAEIVELPEEMIHEEVHRSVNEFLGNLQRQGINPDMYFQITGTTQEDLHKQYEAEAESRTKTNLVIEAVAKAEGFDASEEEIQKEIEQLAADYNMEVAQVQNLLSADMLKHDIAIKKAVELITSTATVK